One region of Fusobacterium perfoetens genomic DNA includes:
- a CDS encoding glycosyltransferase family 2 protein, producing MENLVVSVIVPLFNEERYIENFIESLIDQTYPVKNMEWILVDGNSTDKTREIIKDYIKLNKYPIKLLINEKRKTPYALNMGIKEAKGKYIIRLDAHAFFYPNYIEKCVFYLENTDADNVGGIAETSATTFMGKAISQMLSTKFGVGGSDFRVGEGDKYVDTVPFGAFRKEVFEKVGLFNTRLLRSEDNDMNARIRNSGGKIWLSENIHFKYYCRDTVNGILKMSIQNGNALFYTLKENPKAMSIRHFIPFLFLISIIVIPILMYFSLIFKYLFFIEIGLYLALDFYFSFVNKNVLYGLITIWLYPMFHIFYGLGSLLSLIGLKLY from the coding sequence ATGGAAAATTTAGTTGTATCAGTAATAGTTCCTTTATTTAATGAAGAAAGATATATTGAGAATTTTATTGAGTCTTTAATTGACCAAACATATCCTGTAAAAAATATGGAATGGATTTTAGTTGATGGAAATTCAACAGATAAAACTAGAGAAATAATAAAGGATTATATAAAATTAAATAAATATCCAATTAAATTATTAATTAACGAAAAAAGAAAGACACCATATGCACTAAATATGGGAATAAAAGAAGCAAAAGGAAAATATATTATTCGGCTTGATGCACATGCATTTTTTTATCCTAACTACATAGAAAAATGTGTATTTTATTTAGAGAATACAGATGCTGACAATGTTGGTGGAATAGCAGAAACTTCAGCTACTACCTTTATGGGAAAAGCGATTTCGCAGATGCTATCAACAAAATTTGGAGTTGGTGGGTCTGATTTTCGTGTAGGAGAAGGGGATAAGTATGTTGATACAGTTCCTTTTGGTGCATTTAGAAAAGAGGTATTTGAAAAAGTAGGATTATTTAATACAAGATTACTTCGTAGTGAAGATAATGATATGAATGCAAGAATTCGTAATAGTGGTGGTAAAATATGGTTATCAGAAAATATTCATTTTAAATATTATTGTAGAGATACAGTGAATGGGATTTTAAAAATGAGTATTCAAAATGGTAATGCATTATTCTATACTTTGAAAGAAAATCCTAAGGCTATGAGTATTAGACATTTTATACCATTTTTATTTTTAATATCAATTATAGTAATACCTATATTAATGTATTTTAGTTTAATATTTAAATATTTATTTTTTATTGAGATAGGATTATATTTAGCTTTAGATTTTTATTTTTCTTTTGTTAATAAAAATGTATTGTATGGATTAATCACAATTTGGTTATATCCAATGTTTCATATATTCTATGGATTAGGTTCTTTATTGAGTTTAATAGGATTAAAACTTTATTAA